A stretch of Hyalangium gracile DNA encodes these proteins:
- a CDS encoding HEAT repeat domain-containing protein — translation MSSEPLHPQTPRHPRASDRLQAVRALASSSLPISGRLDGLFGALTDRDWRVVEAAWEGIASHRNPSSVEAVLRELKQALEEIFPPGTSRPPDAPLSDEHEKRLLPCLRAAWLVRAEPQQVLPLLLRTLEQGGTSLMGTMRRIFDGLGKPALPRLMDALNAATDSARKLELALIVVSHDAQAVQPLLLTLLRNDRTYDAAWLLRGMGSKVAAIMEDLLALLGREYARLRQRRAEGKAGPGSFGETPVYIVLSAIQRAGEAARAVVPMLLSCLAEEDCPVRGRMLQVLAAIGDPSAEPVLRAHLTHSDATVRCDAASGLHRITGRADEVLPVLRQSLKNRGDSQAALSALVDLGSDAAPAIPWVLDWVEAEGPSYCQWDTPGPLAQLFLAGFPPTPRGLRMMRKRLESRQHASTAIRLLGDWGPAAASAAPEILTWAKKRRRDAYQRCEALDAHWRVSGEPGPALRGLPRLLRLPNALHLWTPGRDLVPRLVGVLHEAPSELRQAAAEVLALAGSKVHASLPALEALQEDADPKVRVRVRAAIECISADF, via the coding sequence TTGTCCTCCGAACCTCTCCATCCCCAGACGCCGCGGCACCCGCGGGCCAGCGACCGGCTCCAGGCCGTCCGGGCCCTGGCCTCTTCGTCACTTCCCATCTCAGGGCGGCTGGACGGGCTCTTCGGCGCGCTCACCGACAGGGACTGGCGGGTCGTCGAGGCCGCCTGGGAGGGCATCGCCTCGCACCGGAACCCGTCGTCCGTCGAGGCCGTGCTCCGCGAGCTCAAGCAGGCCCTGGAGGAGATCTTCCCTCCGGGCACATCACGCCCCCCAGACGCTCCGCTGAGCGATGAGCACGAGAAGCGGCTGCTCCCGTGTCTGAGGGCGGCGTGGCTCGTCCGTGCCGAGCCCCAGCAGGTGCTGCCGCTGCTGCTGCGCACCCTGGAGCAGGGCGGCACGAGCCTCATGGGCACCATGCGCCGCATCTTCGACGGCCTGGGGAAGCCCGCACTCCCCAGGCTCATGGATGCCCTGAATGCCGCGACAGATTCCGCGAGGAAGCTCGAGCTCGCGCTGATCGTGGTCTCCCATGACGCGCAGGCGGTTCAACCCCTTCTCCTGACCCTGCTGCGCAACGACCGGACGTACGATGCAGCCTGGCTCCTCCGCGGAATGGGCAGCAAGGTCGCCGCCATCATGGAGGACCTGTTGGCGCTGTTGGGACGCGAGTACGCGCGCCTGCGGCAGCGTCGCGCGGAGGGCAAGGCAGGTCCCGGGAGCTTCGGCGAGACCCCGGTGTACATCGTGCTCTCGGCCATCCAACGCGCCGGAGAGGCCGCCAGAGCCGTCGTGCCCATGCTGCTCTCCTGCCTCGCGGAGGAGGACTGTCCGGTGCGCGGCAGGATGCTCCAGGTGCTGGCGGCCATCGGAGATCCCAGCGCCGAGCCGGTACTCCGGGCTCACCTCACCCACTCGGATGCCACCGTCCGGTGCGACGCCGCGTCAGGACTGCATCGCATCACCGGACGGGCGGACGAGGTCCTCCCTGTCCTGCGCCAGTCCCTCAAGAATCGGGGGGACTCGCAGGCAGCGCTCTCGGCGCTGGTGGACCTGGGAAGCGACGCGGCTCCCGCGATTCCCTGGGTGCTCGACTGGGTGGAGGCCGAAGGCCCCTCGTACTGCCAATGGGACACGCCTGGGCCCCTGGCCCAGCTCTTTCTCGCGGGCTTTCCCCCGACTCCTCGCGGACTCCGGATGATGCGGAAGCGGCTGGAGTCGCGTCAGCATGCTTCGACCGCGATCCGCCTCCTCGGGGACTGGGGGCCCGCGGCGGCGAGCGCTGCCCCGGAGATCCTCACCTGGGCGAAGAAGCGCCGCCGTGACGCGTATCAGCGTTGCGAAGCCTTGGACGCGCACTGGAGGGTCTCGGGCGAGCCTGGCCCCGCGCTGCGAGGACTGCCTCGGCTGCTGCGTCTGCCCAACGCCCTGCACCTCTGGACCCCGGGCAGGGATCTCGTCCCACGGCTCGTGGGCGTGCTCCACGAGGCTCCTTCCGAGCTCCGGCAGGCCGCGGCCGAGGTGCTGGCGTTGGCAGGGAGCAAGGTGCACGCGAGCCTGCCCGCGCTGGAGGCGCTCCAGGAAGACGCCGACCCCAAGGTCCGCGTCCGGGTCCGAGCCGCCATCGAGTGCATCTCGGCGGACTTCTGA
- a CDS encoding chondroitinase-B domain-containing protein → MKIPSLVLLLVSCTSFAAVKNVSTVSQLQSALSSAQAGDEIILANGTYAVSANLNCAADGTAAQPIIVRAANRHAALIRFNATEGFKVSGRYWVFDGLTIEGACAQDPSCEHAFHVTGHAENFVLRHSRVRDFNAQLKVNATQNSSGVFEIPHRGLIENNEIYDTRVRNTTTPVTKLNIDTGEDWIVRDNYIHDFSKANNGISYGAFMKSGGKRGIFERNRVICTKDAPAGNVRIGLSFGGGGTGNAFCAPAFDANVPCDPEHSDGILRNNVIINCSDVGIYLNKAANTKVLFNTLIATTGVDFRFASTTGEAHGNVVSSVIRTRDSGSFTAGTNLMNVSSATWDSWYVAPLAGDLRVEGNVSQLIGAAAARATVTNDFCARPRPSSGNYTLGALEHSLGECDGGTSTPTDGGTPADGGSGMGGDGGTADGGTGGGVDGGLDAGTGGEPLPGDEEPEADKGGCSASGGMAAIFLCLLVPVLSRRARHRLSSRRAASPGPGA, encoded by the coding sequence ATGAAAATCCCATCCCTCGTGCTGCTCCTGGTGTCCTGCACCAGCTTCGCCGCGGTGAAGAACGTCTCCACCGTCTCCCAGCTGCAGTCCGCGCTCTCCTCCGCTCAGGCCGGTGACGAGATCATCCTCGCCAACGGCACGTACGCCGTCAGCGCCAACCTGAACTGCGCGGCGGACGGCACCGCGGCGCAGCCCATCATCGTGAGGGCCGCCAACCGGCACGCGGCGCTCATCCGCTTCAACGCGACCGAGGGCTTCAAGGTCTCAGGACGGTACTGGGTCTTCGACGGCCTGACCATCGAGGGGGCTTGCGCCCAGGACCCGAGCTGCGAGCACGCGTTCCACGTCACGGGCCACGCGGAGAACTTCGTCCTGCGCCACAGCCGCGTCCGCGACTTCAACGCGCAGCTCAAGGTGAATGCCACGCAGAACTCCAGCGGCGTCTTCGAGATCCCTCACCGGGGCCTCATCGAGAACAATGAGATCTACGACACGCGCGTCCGCAACACGACGACGCCCGTCACCAAGCTCAACATCGACACCGGTGAGGACTGGATCGTCCGCGACAACTACATCCACGACTTCTCCAAGGCCAACAACGGCATCTCCTATGGCGCGTTCATGAAGAGCGGTGGCAAGCGCGGCATCTTCGAGCGAAACCGCGTCATCTGCACCAAGGATGCCCCCGCCGGAAACGTCCGCATCGGCCTGTCCTTCGGAGGTGGAGGCACCGGGAACGCGTTCTGCGCGCCGGCCTTCGACGCGAACGTTCCCTGTGATCCCGAGCACTCGGATGGAATCCTGCGCAACAACGTCATCATCAACTGCTCGGACGTGGGCATCTACCTGAACAAGGCTGCCAACACGAAGGTGCTGTTCAACACCCTCATCGCGACCACCGGTGTGGACTTCCGCTTCGCCTCCACCACCGGCGAGGCGCATGGCAACGTGGTGTCCTCCGTCATCCGCACCCGTGATAGCGGCTCCTTCACCGCCGGCACCAACCTGATGAACGTGAGCTCGGCCACCTGGGACTCCTGGTACGTCGCGCCGCTGGCCGGAGACCTGCGCGTCGAGGGCAACGTCTCACAGCTCATCGGCGCCGCGGCCGCTCGCGCCACGGTGACGAACGACTTCTGCGCTCGTCCTCGGCCGTCGTCGGGGAACTACACGCTCGGCGCGCTGGAGCACTCGCTGGGCGAGTGCGACGGAGGCACCAGCACGCCCACGGACGGCGGGACGCCGGCGGATGGAGGCTCGGGGATGGGAGGTGACGGTGGCACCGCTGACGGTGGCACCGGCGGTGGAGTCGACGGTGGCCTCGATGCGGGCACTGGCGGTGAGCCGCTCCCCGGAGACGAGGAGCCCGAGGCCGACAAGGGCGGTTGCAGCGCCAGCGGTGGCATGGCCGCCATCTTCCTCTGCCTGCTCGTGCCGGTCCTGTCGCGCCGCGCTCGTCACCGGCTCAGCTCGCGGAGAGCAGCTTCGCCAGGCCCTGGCGCTTGA